A part of Methylobacterium sp. WL1 genomic DNA contains:
- a CDS encoding DUF305 domain-containing protein: MRQLGWLIGAGLAATLVGSAIAQSHDRMHMGHAGPQSGDTPATREFKASHEQMMRNMAVPYTGDPDVDFRLQMIPHHQGAIDMAKVAMKRAKDPWSRQLAESIIVEQQREIAQMQAWLEQHGVATRPSGQPSYIMGADSYRSLSSEAGTRTEAVGQSWAPGGGIR, encoded by the coding sequence ATGCGGCAACTCGGCTGGCTGATAGGCGCAGGACTCGCGGCGACGTTGGTTGGGAGCGCGATCGCTCAGAGCCACGATCGCATGCATATGGGCCATGCTGGCCCGCAAAGCGGCGACACACCTGCAACACGCGAGTTCAAGGCGTCACACGAGCAGATGATGCGGAACATGGCCGTACCCTACACAGGCGATCCGGACGTCGATTTCCGCCTGCAGATGATCCCGCACCACCAAGGGGCGATCGACATGGCCAAGGTCGCCATGAAGCGCGCTAAGGACCCGTGGAGCCGTCAGCTTGCCGAGTCGATTATCGTGGAGCAGCAACGCGAGATCGCTCAAATGCAGGCGTGGCTCGAGCAGCACGGGGTCGCAACGCGGCCAAGCGGTCAGCCGTCCTACATCATGGGCGCCGACTCATACCGGAGCCTGTCGAGCGAGGCGGGGACCCGCACCGAGGCAGTGGGTCAGTCGTGGGCTCCGGGAGGCGGCATTCGCTGA